Below is a genomic region from Sphingopyxis terrae subsp. terrae NBRC 15098.
GCTGGGCACGATTATCTACGTCCCGCCCAAGGATGACGAGCCGGGCAAGTTCGTGCCGATCGTCGGGGAAGCGTCCTCAACGCTGGTCACCTCACTGCTCGATGGGACGAGCAACGGAAACGTCCTGATCTTCGACTGCGACGAGCCGGACAAGTGCCTCGATCCCGGCTTCAAGTCGCTCAGCCTTCCCGCATCGAAGGCGCTGCGCCCGCGCGTTGCGGCCCTGATTGCCGGTATGATCCAGGCAATCCATGACGACACCGCGATCACCGACGCTCAAAAGGAGTTGCTCCAAGTCGCTTCGATCCCGCTTTACAAGATCCTGACGGTCCAGGCGGCCTATGGCCGCGGTATGCCGACCGACGATCGCGAGACGCTGGCGGAGATTGCCAGCGTCGACCTGCTGTTCGCAGTCCTCGACCGGATCGTCAGCGAGGCGGGCCGCTCGATGTCGAGCTTCATCGGCGCGGACGAAGCCAAGATCGCGATGTGGCAGGGCCAGGTGAATGTCGTCCGGCAGGCGCTCGCCGACAGGCAGGCGAACACGCATCTGAAGGTCAACGCCATCATGCAGATCATCGAGAAAACCGCGTTCATCGAGAACGTGCTCGCCGCATCGATGTCGCCCGGCATGGCCGCCTCGCTCGACTGGTCGCGCGGCGTGCAGTCGCGCGCCCTTACCCACTGATCCCCTTCAGCGCGCCGAAAGCGGCGGGAGCCCAGCATCATGGTCGAGATTTTCACGGTTGGCGGCGGCGACTACCTGGTCAATGTCTTTCAGGCGGTCGCCGCCTGGACGGGCAATGGGGGCTACAAGAGCCTTCTGCAGGTCGTCATGGTCATGGGGCTCGGCCTCTCCGCAATTACGTTGGCCTTCAATCAGGACTGGCGGGCCTGGATCAACTGGTTCCTTGGTGCGACACTGATCTATTCGTGCCTGATGGTGCCGCGGCTCGACGTCCATGTGACCGACCGGCTTAACCCCAGTCTCGCCCCTGCCAATGTCAGCAATGTGCCGCTGGGGCTTGCACTGATGGCGAGCTTCACGAGCCAGGTCGGCGACTATCTGACTGGCTCTGCCGAGGTGGTGTTCGGGCTGCCGGGCGATCTCAACTACTCGAAGAATGGCATGATCTACGGCGCGCGGCTCTACGATGCCACGCGGTCCTTGCGTATTTCCGACCCGGAATTTGCCGCCAATCTCGACGAGCATTTCCGGCAATGCGTGTTCTACGACGTGCTGCTTGGCCGATATTCGATGAAGGAGCTCGCCGAGACCAGCGACATCTGGACGACCATCGCGCCCGGCAGTCAGGCGCGGGCCCAGCGCTTCCTGACCCGCGACACCGGGACCGGTCAGGTGACTTCGAATATCATCACCTGCCGCGAAGCCTATGATGCGCTGAACGGGCAGTGGGCCGGACTGATCGACGGCATGGGGACGGTCTTCGGACGCCAGCTCTATCCCAACCAGACCGCCGCCCTCGCCAAGGCCAAGCTTTTTGCTGACCTGCCGGTGGCTTACCAGTACCTCACCGGTGTCTCCGCCAATGCGACCGAGATCTTTAAGCAGACGCTGACGATAAACGCGATGAGCCAGGCCATGCATTCGATGGCGGCAACGAGCGGCGCAGGCAACGTCGACGTCTACGCCCAGACGCGCGCCGATATCCAGACCGAGCGGACCTATGGCTCAATTGCCAGCAACGCGATGAAGTGGGTGCCGCTTCTCAATGTCGTGCTGACCGTGCTTTTCTATGCCCTGTTTCCGGTCCTCTTCCCGCTGTTCCTGTTGCCTAAGACCGGTCCGCTGGCACTCAAAGGCTATGTGACAGGTTTCTTCTACCTGGCGGCATGGGGACCGCTGTTCGTGATCCTGCACATGATGCTGATGTACAAAGGCGCCGCGGACATGAGCGCGGTTGCCGGTGGCAATGGTCTCAGTCTTGCAAGCTTCACCGGCATGGCGGATGTGAACAGCGATATCGGGCTGCTCGCAGGCTATCTCATCGCGTCGGTGCCGTTTCTGGCAGGCGGCGTTGCCAAGGGCGCCATGGCGATTTCGCATCATGCGACCAGCTACCTCAATCCGAGCCAGAACGCGGCCGAGGAAGCGGCGCGCGAGGCGAGCACGGGCAACGTCTCGCTGGGCAATACCAGCTTCGAGAATTCGAGCGTTCTGACGCGCCAGTTCGCACAAGGGACAATCGCGCCAAGCTTCACCTATGGCGCGGCGCAGACCCGGACATTCAGCGATACGGGCTCGATGACGACGAGTTTCCCTGAAGCCAGCTACGACCAGCTTCCCAATTCGAGCTATCCCTTCACGCCCAGCCTCGGGCAGGAGTTCACCTCGCGCCTCTCGACGATGGCATCGCAGGCCCGCTCGAACAGCGAGAGCTATGCGAACATTGCGACGGAATCGACCACCAGCGCCGTCACGAAATTCCGCGAGCTGCGCAGCCAATTCAGTCGCGGATCGGCTTTCGAGAGCGCGACCGGCACATCGAACTCTGACAGCATCCAGACCGCCTTCAACGAGGTCGACCAAGCATCCACCAACCTACAGCGTCAGTTCGGCCTCTCACGAAGGGCTGCTGACGACATTTCGACCGCATGGTTCCTTGGGGGCGAAGCAGGCGCTAAAGCTGGTGTCACGAACGGTGTGGCGTCTGCCAGTGTCGGATTGAAAGGAGGCGGCACCCGCACCTGGACCGACAGTGATATCGGCATCGCATCCGAGGATCGCTCACGCATTTTCGGTAGCCTTGCACAGATGTCGGACAGTCGGAACTGGTCGAGCACACGCGATGGATTTGTGCGTAGCGTCAGCAGCTCGTCGAGTTCCTCGATTTCGTCGACCGCGAGCGGCATGAACGCTTCGCTAACCGAGGCCCAGAGTTACAGCCGTGAAGCACGGCGGGCTGAGGAACTGGCGAACCGCCTCGAAAGCCAGGCATCGTTCTTCGAAGGTAACAGCGCCGCAGGCAGCCTAAACCTGTCACAGGCCTTCCGCGAATGGGGCTTGGTCGAAATTGAACGCAATCGCGACTTCTACGGCAATGTCCGCTTTGACGACCTGACATTCCAGCTCAGCCCGGAGGGCCAGGCGCTGCAGGGCAAATTCATCGAAAGCTACGCGGAACAGCTGCGCGACGGAATCGAGGACAGGCTCGTACTGACGCCAGGACCGCCAATCTCGCGCCCTTCGGTCACAGGACCGGGATCTGTCCGAGGTCGTGCCCAAAACGGTGGAGGGGTCTCTGGAAACGTGCCGCAGGTGGACCCGGGCGTCATTCACGATGAAGTGCTGCGCGCGCAGGATGCCGGTCGCGAACGCATCCGCGGTTCCAGAGGCCGTCTGGATGCAGTTACCAAAGGTGCACAGGGTGCGAGCGCGGAGTCTGCCGACGAGGTAAAGGAGTGGTGATGGATGGGATCACCAGAGTCCGGCTGATGCTCCAGCCAAGTATGCAAAACCTGCGGCAATAATCAGCAGGACTACGATCGTAAGCTTCCGCCCCCAAGGATCAGCCCAAGACTTCTTGATCCGATATTCCATGAGCCGATTATCGCGGATCGCTTCGCTTACTTCCGCAAAACCAGACCAAGGCGATGCAGGATCACCTCCATCCAAGTTAGAATGTTCTGTTTTTTTCGTGCCCATGGCTTTGCATTCCAATTCCGGAAGGCGGATTATTCGAGAACATAGCAGGATCAAATGTCAGTTTACAAGCGACGAAAACGTGAAGGGATGAGCATATTTCCCGGCCGTTTGGAAAGATTTGCTCGCGATCTTATGGAGCAGGCCCAACGCCGGGTTCTCGAGATCATCCCTGACGAAGGGCACGACGACGTGTGCTTTTGCCCGTGAAATCGCGACATTGATAAGCCGTTCGCCATCGCGGCCTTTCAGGAAACTTGCCGTTCCATCGACGGGATCGAATATCACAAGAGTCCGCTCGCTTCCTTGAGCTCGGTGAACAGTGCTGACGGAAATCTCTGGGTGCCTGCGCCTGAGAAAATTTCTGATCAGTGTTCGTTGAGCCCTGAAGGGGGTCAGAACCAGGATGTCATGTGGATCGACGTAAGATCCCGCGAGATTATCGACAATGGTCTCAATGAGCTTCGCGGATTGGAAGCGAATAAAGCCACCATAGTTCTGAGAATATGTCGCCGGCTCGGAGACTTGATCAAAACACACGCGCGGGATCTCGCGTCCATCGACAAAGAAGGGGCTGCGCTGGATCTTCCATTCGGGATCAGCCAAGGCCTTCCGACAAACCTTGAGCTCGCCGTTGTAAAATGTCGTGCTAACGGCCTGACAAATTCCGACGGCCATGCGCGATTGCTCGTTCAGCATTGTCGTTGGTGTATGGGCGAACAAATCGAATGCCGTCCTGCCAAGCAACGCCTTTTCGCGCGGTCCAGCACATTGAACGATCGGCGAGAGCTGGCAAGGATCTCCAGCGAAGATCGTCTGTTGTCCCATCGCCGGGACCATGAGTGCGGCAGGTCCAATCACCTGGCTTGCCTCGTCACAGATCACAAAATGCCACGGACCGGCTTCGCGCAGTGTCTCGTGCCAGGTTATCGAAGAGGAAACAGTTGTCGCGACGAGCCTAGATTCCGACGCCACTGCCGAGATGTCTGCTCCCAGTTCCTTTCTGAGAGCACTTAGCTTGTCCTTCCATCTGATATGCTCGCCGACTTTGCTTTTGGATGGTTCGGATGCCTCGAGCAGCAGGAATTCCGCGCCCTTTTCGGCAATGCCGGGAGCAAGCAAATGCGGCCGATCCACAAACTTCCTGGGATCAAAATAGGCGCCAACGCGCTTCGCCTTCTTCGCAATCTCTGCCTTGTCCGTCCGCCGGAGCCAGTCATCGATGGAAACCAGCGCCGTGTCTACGGCGACATTCGTCGGCCCCAACAGGAGTATGCGAGATTTTGGAAATCGTTTGAGCAGGTAGGCTCCCAACGCGCCGATCGTATAGGTTTTGCCAGTCCCTGGCGGCCCTATGATGATCGAACAGCGAAAGGCAGAGCTTTGGACCGCTTTTACCTGCCGTTCCCGAAGGTCGGCAAAGAGATCACCGAGCGGGAGAATTGGCTGGAGCGGTTCTGTCTCTTCCTTGGTCTGGCGCAGTCGTTTGGCTGCAAGCGCACCCATTTCTCCGGCCCACATGTCGATCAGAGGCCCCAAGAAATCGCCGGGGAACAGCCATACTTGGCTCCCAACTGGCGGCATGCCGCCGGCAGCGACCTGAATGACGATCCTATCGTTATCGCTATCGACAAGCTTGATTAGGCCTCCTGCTTCAAGCTCTTCGCCCCACTTGGCCCGGACGCCTTCTAGGGCTTCATCGATGACAACCCGGCGCTGGCCCTTGACCGAGCGCACGACCAAAACAAGGTAACCGTCTTCCCAGTCCGCAGACTTTACTTCGACCCGCCCCCCTTTTTGAACGAAGCTTCGCTCTGCTTCCAACGCCCCTTGGATTGCAGCACGAGTAATCGCCATCGTTCAATGTCTCACGCGAGTTCAACGATGCGATTGCTGGCGCTGTCTACCCTGACAGCAAACCGTGCATCCTGGCTGAGGTTATAGGCCAGTCGATCGCTAAAGCTGAATGGGAAGAGCACGGGATTTGTGGCTACGGAGCTAGTCGGCATTGCTCGACCAGCGTGGCGTAGCGCTGCCTCAACAAGCCAGAGTTCGAGGTCTGGCGTAAGCGTGATGGGCGCGCGCAGTGCCTTGATGTTCTTGCCCTTGTTCATGCGCTCGATGGCGCCCCAATCTGCCTGGGATTGGAGCACCATGTTCGTCATGCGGCGGGTGCCTTCGCGTTCGCCATAGCTCTCCGCCATCCGTCGATGAACTTCGGCGGACGTGCAATCTCCCTGCAGTCGAATAAGCCTGCCTACGATCTGCGCGACCGATCCAAAAAAGGGATACGTCGCAATCGCCATCCCCCAGGTCAGGGCGGCAACCGATGCCCTTGGGTCAGCGGCGTAAATGGCGGCGGCCCGATTACACAATTCTGCCAATTCAGGCCTGGGTTCCAACCAAAGCCTATTGAGGACCGTTCGCGTCTTTTTCTTGGCAGCAGCACCTGAGTGCGTCTCTTCGATCAGCTGTGTGAGTTCGTCTGGATCCGAAAGACCAGCGCGTACGCGAAGTGCAGCGCGTGCCCAATCCGACTGAATAAAGCGATCGAAGCCGATCTGCGGAGCGCCCTCACTTTTCATCATTCAAACTCTTCGAACTGATGCGGATGAAGGGGACGATCAGTTCCTCGACCGACATCCCTCCATGCGCCACTATATGATCGCCTGCCCCAGTGAAGGCTCCCCTCCCCTTGGGATAAACAGGCAGGAAGTCAGTTGGCAGACCTGGAAGATCGAAGCGCTCAGTTTCGAGATTTTCCGGGACGGAGGCAGCAAGGTCATCGCTGCGATAAATCCTGACCCGCTCACCTCGAAGCTCCGAGAGAACGCCTTGGTTCAACCGCCCGATACCAACTGCATCGACGTTGCCGTGGTCGGACGTCAGATGGATCTCGAAACCTTGGTTGATCAGAAGCTCGATAAGCTGCTCGACAAAGCCGGTGTCGCACCAGTTCTCAATCTGGCTGGCGATACCGCGCTTCCCGAGCGTTGCACCATGGACAATTTCGTCGACCATATCGACCACGATCCCTGCCACTTTGATGGCGGGATCAGCGACTAGCTGCTCAATAGCTGGGAGCTGATCGCGGTGCTTGATCCCCTTCTGATAAGCGATCTCATTCTTACGGAGGCCCGCCTCTTGCCAGAACTTTGCCCACAAGCTTGGCTCCTTCGACGTGGTATCGATCGAGCTGGCAAATTCACGCGGCTTAAGCCCAGAAAAGACCGTTTGCCGGGAGACAGAAGTAAGGCTCGGTAGCCATGCGAAACAGGCCCCTTCCTCAATTTCGATCGTCGACATTCTCTCAGTCAAACGGCGGCGCAGTTGACACCACTGGTCGATTGACAGTCCATCGAAGAGCAAAAGCGCTTGGCGGGCACATCCCTTGCCGCGACGGTAGGTGAGATAGCGCGGCACATGGTGAAGCATCACAGGGCCATTTGCCGCCGCAAGCGATGGCAGGTCGGCAAAATGCCGCCGGAGCCAATTTTGTAGCCGGTCGTCGGCAGCATCTTGAGCTTGCCGCACATCCTGCGCGACCGCATCAGCGAGATCAGCAGGCAAGCCGAAGTACTGGTGGAGAAGTTCGCCCAACCGGCGCGCCAAGGCAAACCAGTCACGATGGGACGCATCCACGCTTGGGAGGCTCTCGGCGACATTGGTGGCATTTTCCGCCACAAATTGCGCTTGGCCGCTGGAATCCTTGGCAATCCCAACTCGAGCCCACGAGGGGAAATCTGCTGGCAATGATGCGCATTGAACTGGCGTGAGAGCGCCCTCGAGGAAGAGCGTATCTATGCCCATCCGAATATCGGGATGGTCAAATGGAATGGCGAATTGGTCTTCTACAGATGACGTTCCCCCCTTCATCTCGGCAGAGGACGCACCAGCGATTGTCAGATAATTACGCCAAGAACACTGTATTGCTCGCAGGGCATAGGCTCTATCTTCGAAGAGCCGCTTCACCGGCAACTGCGCAAAACTCGGCTTCGCTTTCAGTGTCGCAGCGATCCTGTCGGCAAGGGAAGCAGGCAGGACCTCCCCCCGCAGATGCAGCCGAAGCAATTCGCGCCAAAACGCCGACTCATCGTCAATGAGAATGGGCGCCATCTTAAAAACGTGCGTGAGAATGAAATCCTTGGTCGCGGCATCCCCGAGCACCTGCGATGCGTGTGCTTGGTGCGCTTCGAACAGTCGCTCGTAATTCTCAGGCCCGACATCACGAAGTGCCGGGTAGCTCAGCTTCTGAAAGATGTCGGCCAGTCCAAGACGGACGAAGCGTGCCTGCCGTTGGTAGTCCCACGGCAATTGATCGCTACCATTGGAGGCCAAATGCAAGATCACAGCGTCAGCGGGAGCGCTCAGACCTTGATCCCAGGCAGAACGGAAGCGGTCTTCGTATTCTGCTCGAAATGCTATCGAGTCTTCGAATGACAACAGTTCGAAACCGCGCTCCCTCAGCGCCTGCAAAACATGAGTATCGAGGAGCACCAAGTCTGGGTCGCAAGCTATCCAGAAGCGCGATAGCTCGCTAGGAAACTCGCGAACAATTCGGTCGATCCAGGCGCTCATGTCGCATGATCTCCCGACGAACCGACGCGCAGCATCATGACCGCGCTAATGTCCGGGGTGTAGGCTTCGGCTGCGCTCAGCTGCGCCATCCGGGCATCGAATTCGGCTTGCAGGCGATTGCGCCGAAAGTCTCTCACGGTCTGAAGACCGACGCGTCCAATGGCTTGGTGGCGCACATCGAAGGCGAATTTGGCGCGCTCGCGTTCCTCCCGCAGCCGCTCCGCATGCTCTGCAACCAGTTCGGAAAACTGTCGTTCGCCTTGAGCAATGGCGGCATCTTTCGATCGGGCAAACCATTTGCCGGATTGTTCGCCGTCCAACATGCCATGACGATCGAGATGTTCGGTCAGCAACAAGTCCCAAATACGCTTCGCGGTCGGAAGGAAGGAGCGCCCTTCCTCGTTGATGAAGACCGGGAGGAAGCGCCTGCGACTGAAATCATCGGCCGCAATGCTGATTTCCCAGAGCGACCACAAGCCCTGCACGCTGTCAGGCAGTCCCGTAAGCCGCACGATGGGCAGATGCTGACCAGGCACGCAGCGTGGCAGATCGCTGATCAGAGCGCCCGCACGCGGGTCTTCGAGTGTCACCCATTCCAACTCGGGATAGTCTTCGGCCGTACGCGCATCGAAGCAAACTTTGGCCGATTGGCTCCCATCCGGCCATCGAACGCGCCAGGCATTGCCGTCTTTCTCGGCGAGACCGCCGCGGGCCGGCAAACCGGTCGTGATTGCTCTTTCCAGCCAGAACTGGGCAGGATGATCTCGCCATTTGCGCGCATCATCGGCATCAAGCTCGTGGCGGTCCGACAGAAGTTCGCTGTCTTTCAGGCTATCAGCGATGGTGGTTCGAAGCTGTGCTACCACCGCATCGCACTCGTCCTCGATGTCATCGGGATTCTGCAACCCGTGGACAAATAGCTCGTCGAAAAGCGGCTCACTCTCGACCGAGTCCATTACATCGCTAGCTTTGTCGACGCCAAACTCTTCGGCGATCACAGCCAATTTGGTCTCGAGGACCTCGCGCACTCGGTGTTCAACCGTGTCCTCGAGAACAAAATTGATCGCCCGCACAACATGGGGTTGTCCGATACGGTCCACGCGGCCGATGCGCTGTTCAACACGCATAGGATTCCATGGCATGTCGAAGTTCACGATCACGTGGCAAAATTGGAGGTTGAGCCCCTCGCCGCCAGCATCGGTGGAAACCAATACCCGGGCTTCTTGGGCAAAGGACTGCTGCGCGCGCGTACGCGCTTCGAGATCCATGCTCCCGTTAAGGGTGACGACCGAAAAACCCCGGCTTTCCAGAAAGTCAGCCAGCATCGTTTGCGTGGGCACGAATTCGGTGAAAATGAGGACCTTCAGCTCCGGATCGTTCTCTTCTTGCTGAAGCTTGTAGATCAATTCCAAGAGCGCTTCGGCCTTCGCATCTGAACCCTGTGCTTCGGTCGATCGCGCCAACGCAAGAAGGGTCTCAACCTCAGCCTTTTCGAGTTCCCAGCCCCTCGTCTGCACGGCCAGATCCACCTGCGTTTGGCCATCAAGCTCAGACCACTCGTCCACGTCTGCCGTCTCGAACAAGGATGGTTGAAGGTCCGGTTGCTCAAGCATTGCCTGCCGCTTTTCGAGCGTTGTTCGGATTGCCGCGGTGCTCGATGTTACGAGGCGCTGCATGAGGATCATCAGGAAGCCGATATGCCGCTGCTTCGCCGCCATCGCCTGGTTGTATCCATGGCGCACGTAGTCAGTAACTGCCTCGTAGAGCCTTTGCTGCGCCGCGTGCCGATCGCTCCATGCAACGGGATATAGACGCGTTAGTCGCGGCTTGAATAGCGGACGCCCCTCCGCATCGATCGCGACGCGCTTCTCGGTACGGACGACGAATGGACGTACGCGGTCACTCGAGACGCTGGTTTCATCCGGAAAGGAATCCCGATCGAGCAGCTGCATGAGGCGATGGAACTGATCGGTTTTGCCTTGGTGCGGCGTGGCTGAGAGCAACAGCAAGTAAGGTGCTGCCTCCGAGAGTGCCGCACCCAGCTTATACCGCGCAACCTGATCGGTGCTGCCACCCATCCGGTGCGCTTCATCGATGATGACCAGATCCCAGGATGCTGAAATTAGGTCTTCGAAACGCTCTCGATTGTATGTGCTCAGCTGCTCCAAGCTCCAGCCACGCCTTGCCTCGAGTGGCTTCACGGAATCGAGCGAGCAAATCACCTGATCGTGGAGACGCCAGAGGTTCTCTTCGTCGCTGCGCCATTGGCGAAACGCGGAAAGCTCGGATGGCTCAATATAATGAACATGTTCCCCGAAATGGAGACGCATTTCGGCCTGCCACTGCCTTACCAGACCCTTTGGGGCCACGATGAGAATGCGCTTGGCCATCCCCCGTAGCTTGAGTTCACGCAGGATGAGACCAGCTTCGATCGTCTTTCCGAGACCGACCTCATCAGCCAGCAGATACCGAATTCTATCCCTGCTCATCACGCGATTGAGGGCGTAAAGCTGGTGCGGTAAGGGCACCACGCTGGACTGTATGGGTGCCAGAAGCAGGTTGTCTTCGAGAGCGTCCAGCAGCTTTGCTGCCGCTGCGGTATGCAGAATTTCATCAGATGTTGGCTGGACGGACTCCAGCGAACTCAAATCACTGGAACGGGCGCGAACAACAGCGTCCTTGCCGGGCAACCAGACCCGATAGGCGGTCTCGCCCCAGATCTGCTCCCGATCCACGACACGACACGGTGCGGCATGCCTTGCATGCCAACACCAGTCGCCGATGCCATGCCCGCGGCCCTCATGCGTCACGCATCAGCCTCCATGCGCGTGAGTGCCTGATCGTACCAGAGAAGGAGCTTCTCATCTTCCTGCAGGGCCTCATCGGGGATCTTTTGGGCAATACCGATGATGGTCTTGTAGTCCTTACCGGCCCACGCCGTTTTGAAGCCAGCCCGAAGAACCTCCAGACGAAACTCCTTGAGCCGTCGTCCTGGAGCCGATTTATAGCCCTCGAACTCCTTCAGCAGCGATCGTTCGCGCTTCTGCTCGAGATCCTTCGCCTTACTTGGATCCGGCACATACCAACGATCCTTCGCCTTTGCTTTCAGGCGAGCATCATCCTTCTCGAGGCCACGCAATTCCTTATAATTGCTTGAGAGATACGCATGAATTTGACTGGGCACGCCCGATGCGCCTTGGTAGTTCAAAAAGTTGTCCTGAAGAAGATCATTTAATTCGGGCTTCTCTTCATGCTTGCGCCAACCCGCCCCTAACTGACTGACAAATTCCGGATGTATTTCTCGATACGTCGATGGCTTCTTTTTAAGAAAAGCGGCCAACCAATCGATAGCCGATTTTTCATCAGAAACGAAGAGTTCTTGCTGCGGTCGACTCACATACTTAGCCCGCACACGCTCGTACTCCTGCACCTCTCCAGGTAGGAAATACATTTCGTCACGTTCAGCGTAACGCTCACTCAATCCCTCAAAGAATTCTTGGGCCGAAAGGGGGACCATGATACTCTGGCGAATGAACCATGCGACCATTCTATCATAAAGAATACGGGCGCTTCTTTCAGCGATAAATATCAAGCCATCGCTATTTGGATTTACGATGGGGATGTGCTTCAAATGTTGATCTACAAACTGCCAGACTCCTTCCGGCTTCGAAGCAGACTCTGTGATAGCTTGTTCAACAGCACGATCAGGCTTGTAAGCCGAAATAATCAAATCCTGGACCACTGCTCCAGGTCGGATATCGGCTAAAATAGTTGTAGAACCCTTATCTAGTTTTCCAACCTGGGCGACAACAAATCCTGCCTCAGAAAGGCTAGTTTGGATGAGGTTCCATACGCTTGCCTTTGTATTATGGAACTCAACACTTATCCAGTGACCGGGCTTCAGGACACGGAAATATTCTTGAAACGCCTTACGCATCAACCGCCCATAGTCGTCAAAAAGCTTGCTTTTCGTTTCATCTATGACCGCCTCATCAGCGGATGATGTCCTGACACGAAGCCAGCCTTCTAGGATAAGGTTCATTTCACTATAAATGATGTTAGCACCGAATGGAGGATCCGTATAAATGTAGTCTACACTCGCATCTGGAATTCCATCCAATCTCGTTGCTGATTGTGTTCCTACTATGCATGCGCCGCCTGATATTGGCTTTGCTGCTTCGGCCTGGAGCAATTTTTTGACTTTTCTTTCGAGCGAGTCGTAAATGTTTTTCTCCATGCGGACGATTGGCATATACAAATTTCCTGACATGCCGCCGCCGCCGCCGAAATAACCCTGGCGCTCAGAAATAACAGTGAAGATAGAAGTCAGGCATGACAACGCAGTGTTGCGAATTGCGACGTCATCGCATTCGACAATTCTGCTCCATAGATCCGCAAACACAATCGTGTTTCTTTTTGAAAGAAAGCGGCTGACATCAGTGATACCCTTGTCACCTAACTGCGCTAGTTTGGCCGAATAGCC
It encodes:
- a CDS encoding DNA methyltransferase — protein: MNRHLNLESDGQNNGSEALGEVFESREERDRYFRNKLKESIEKSGLDSRDDFPKASVNEVVGLSNPPFYTACPNPFLPEFVKIFGNANDTPASSQPYIGDLVADSRHPVYSYHPYHTKVPPAVIKTLIEHYTRPGDLVLDAFSGSGMTGVAARECGRNAIVVDLAPIAGFISAIATQNNPGYEAAELLQNAIESSKSEFGWLYKTRTGHRELEVNYFVWSDLFTCPECVFEFPFFPHGVIHHGNKVETRKSFPCPSCGADLNVRKIERILTSSGKKKSLAWVNAGSGRNRISREPNNYDLDVISRIESLDVSVWVPSDAIDPDGYSAKLAQLGDKGITDVSRFLSKRNTIVFADLWSRIVECDDVAIRNTALSCLTSIFTVISERQGYFGGGGGMSGNLYMPIVRMEKNIYDSLERKVKKLLQAEAAKPISGGACIVGTQSATRLDGIPDASVDYIYTDPPFGANIIYSEMNLILEGWLRVRTSSADEAVIDETKSKLFDDYGRLMRKAFQEYFRVLKPGHWISVEFHNTKASVWNLIQTSLSEAGFVVAQVGKLDKGSTTILADIRPGAVVQDLIISAYKPDRAVEQAITESASKPEGVWQFVDQHLKHIPIVNPNSDGLIFIAERSARILYDRMVAWFIRQSIMVPLSAQEFFEGLSERYAERDEMYFLPGEVQEYERVRAKYVSRPQQELFVSDEKSAIDWLAAFLKKKPSTYREIHPEFVSQLGAGWRKHEEKPELNDLLQDNFLNYQGASGVPSQIHAYLSSNYKELRGLEKDDARLKAKAKDRWYVPDPSKAKDLEQKRERSLLKEFEGYKSAPGRRLKEFRLEVLRAGFKTAWAGKDYKTIIGIAQKIPDEALQEDEKLLLWYDQALTRMEADA